The genomic window AGCATTTGTAGGATTTGCGATTATGTGTGCTTTCCGAGGTCAAATGATGCAAATGATTGGTGCTTTGATGTTATCTTTGATTGCTTTGTTTTTATTATTAGCGAGATATAAAATGGCTTTGTTCGATGATGTGATGATGATTTATGAATGGAAAGTTGTGGCTATGTTGCCAACAATGATAGAATATCAAAATATCCAATCTATTGAAAAGAAATCTAAACATCATCTCATCATTCATCATACCCATACAAGTCATGTTTATGTTTTTGATAGTGATTTATTTATTGAAACATACAATCAATTAAAAGGAAAACAATAATATGAATTTAATTCTGATGATGTTGTTAGATTATATGAATAATCCACACATATCGATTGTTGACTATACTATAGCAAAGTATATTGTACATCATTATACGCTTATTTTTGATATATCAATTAATGAGTTGGCTGATTTGTTGGAAGTCTCTATTTCACAAATCAGTCGTTTTGTGCGTCATATTGGTTTTTCATCTTTTCAAGAATTTAAAGAAGCGACGAGATATCATGGTGAAAACCAGAGACATTCTATGATTCAAAAAGGCAAAAAACTTGATATGGATATTTATCAAAAATATATTCAAGAAGAAACGCAATATTTCTTCACTTATTTTGATAAATCATCATTGAATAATTTAGTTAAGGATTTTCATAAGTTTGATAAAATTGCATTGTTTGGAATTCTCAATAGTGGCAACGCAGCTAGAGAACTTCAATATAATCTAGCTTTTAGTGGTCAATTATGCATATCTATTACAGAGTTTCAAGCCCAACTTTCTTTTATCAAAAATGCTGATTCACAAACTTTGATTGTCATCTATTCATTATCTGGCGAATATGTCCTGGATAATGACTATTCACGATATTATCATACAATCCAAACTTTAAAGAGTAGTCAGTCTAAGATATATGTCATCACGAATCAATTAAAGGTCAAGTCTTTATCATATATTGATGACATCATTTATTTACCTGTTAAATATCATTTATATCAATATACATTACAATATTTTAATGATTGTTTGTTATTGGAATATCAAAAAAGCATAGTTTCCTAAAAATGGAAATATAATAAATGTTATTTATTTTATAATAAAATATGAATAAGGAGTTGATACATAATGAAAATGCATGATGAATGTTTGCCTTGTTTAGTGAATCAAGTGATTAAAGTGTCTAAAATGTGTCATGTTACACAAAAGGAAGAGTTGTATCATAAAGTATTTGATTATTTAAGTCATTTAGATTTTTCTTTAACGAATCCTGAAATTATAGGTATGACATTTCAATTAATAAAAGAACATATCAAAAATGATGATCCTTATTATGATTTAAGACATTATTATAATCAGCTTTTTTTAGGTCAATTGGATGATTTTCGTCAATTGATTCATCAGACAGATGATCCTTTTTTGCAAGCTGTCAAATATGCAATTGTTGGTAATATCATTGATTTTAATCCTATGCATACACATGATAAGGAAGATGTGATGAAATATTTTGAGAATATTGATCAATTAACTTTAGCGATTCATCATGTTCATGAATTATCTCAAGATATTCAAGAAGCAAAGACAATGCTTTATTTAGGAGACAATTGTGGAGAAATATGTTTGGATCATTTATTGATTGAAATGATTCATCAGATGAATCCTTACTTAAAAATATATTTTGCAACAAGAGGGGCTGCAGTTGTGAATGATTCTATTGAAGAGGATGCTTATTTCGTAGGAATGGATGCCTATGCTCAAATTATAAGCAATGGGGATGATTCGTTAGGAACTATTTTAGGGAGAACGAGCCAGGAATTTAATGAGATATATTCTCAAGCTGATCTTGTAATAGCAAAAGGACAGGCTAATTATGAAAGTTTAAGTGAAGAGATTTTTAAAAACATTTACTTTTTGTTGATGGTAAAGTGTGATGTGATTGCGCAAGACATTGGAGTTGCTATAAAATCAATGGTTTGTTTAAGTCAAAAGAAGAGGAATTATTGAGAAAAGAGAGTGATTTTGATAAACTTCTTTAATGAATTGATGGAAAAGAGTAAGATTGAAGGAACTTTTTACAAAAAGTTCTTTTTTTATTGTTTGATTTGTGCTAAAATGGTAAAAAATGAGGTGGTATTTATGAAAAAAACAATTTTAAACGTACAATTTCATCACCATCATTGGAACACGTAGGGTTATATCTCAGCATAGATACAACCCATTTTGCATATGTTGAATTTGGGTGTATCTAATGACTTAGGGATGAAACAGACGAGTCATTGAGACTCGTCATTTTTTTATAAGAAAGGGGAAGAGATATGGAAGAGTTTAAGTATTTAATACCAGAGGAAAGTATTGATGCGATTATGAGTAATGTGAGCTCATTGAGAGAAATTGAAGGACATTTAAGAGAGGTTTTTAATAAACATGATTATTTAGAAGTATTAATGCCTTCTTTTGAATATGTTGATTTATATAATGATATGGATATTGGCATTGAAGAGGATAAAATGTTTCAATTTATTAACTATGCTGGTAAACGTGTCGCTTTACGTGCTGATTTTACAGTTCCGCTTGCTAGACTTTATAGTAGTCAAAATGAGGCTGGTGAAAAGCGATATGCTTATTTTGGAAAGGTTTATCGAAAAGAAAAAAGACATAAAGGCAGAAGTAGTGAATTTTTTCAGGCTGGTATAGAATTATTAGGGAAACCAGGATTTGAAGGTGATTTAGAATGTTTAAGTATTATTCAGCAGACTTTACAATATTTAAAGTTAAAAGAGATTAAGATTGAAATGAGTTCGGCTAAATTCTATAAAAGAATATGCGAACTGGTAGATGATCATTCATTTGTTGATATTCTTAAAAAAAGAGATATTTCAGCAATGCAAGCATTAATCAAAAGAAAAAATATTCAAAGCCCTCTTAAAGAATTATTGATTCAGTTACCAGGATGTTTTGGGGATATTACTGTTTTAAAGCAAATGATTGATATGATTCAAGATCAACAACTAAAAGATGCTTTAATTGAATTAAAAGATTTATATGAAAAATTAGATTCACAAAGCCAGGCATGTTTTAGCTTTGATTTGGCTATGACACCAAGCATGAAATATTATACAGGTATTATGATAAAAGGCTATTCACCATATTCAGCTGAAACCATTATTAATGGTGGAAGATACGATCAATTAATGAATCACTTCCATAAAAATGTTCCTGCAATTGGTTTTAGTTATGATTTGAGTCATATATTAAAAGCCCTTGAAAAGGAGGAAGAAGCCAATGCTTAAGATTGCAATTACAAAAGGCCGTATTGAAAAACAAGTTTGTCAATTACTGCAAAAGAATGGTTTTGATATGGATCCAATTATTCATAAAGATCGAGAATTATTAATTGAAACAAGTGATGGTCTTTCAATGATTTTTGCAAAAGCAAATGATGTTTTAACATTTTTAGAACATGGTATTGTGGATGTTGGATTTGTTGGAAAAGATACTTTAGATGACAGTGATTTTCATGATTATTATGATATGCTAGATTTACAGATAGGGAAATGTTATTTTGCGGTTGCTGCTTATCCTGAATATAAAACCAAAGAATTTAAACGTAGAAAACGTATTGCTTCAAAATATACAAGCGTTGCCAAAGCCTATTTTAGTTCTAAACAAGAAGATGTTGAAATTATTAAATTAGAAGGTTCGGTAGAATTAGGACCAGTTGTAGGATTGAGCGATGCGATTGTTGATATTGTTGAAACAGGTTCAACACTTAAAGCGAATGGATTAGAAGTGATTGAAAAGATAAGTGATATTTCAACCAAAATGATTGTCAATAAAGTGAGTTTGAAATTTAAAAAAGATGAAATATTTAAATTAATGGATGGATTGAAAGGGGAAGAGTAAAATGTTAAAAAGATTAGATTTTAAGGGAAATTATGAAGAGATAGCAACGAAATTCTCAACACGTAAGGCTGATATTTCTAAACAGGTTAATGATGCTGTGAATGATATTATTGATGATGTTAAGAAAAATGGTGATAAGGCTTTAATGAAATATTGTCGTAAGTTTGATGGTTTTATGATTGAAGATCCTAAGGAATTGATTGTTTCAAAACAGGAAATATTAGAAGGTGTTTCTAGTGTTGGTAAAGATTTTATTCATATTCTAGAACGTACAAAACAACAAATTACTGAATTTCATAAAAATCAAAT from Candidatus Stoquefichus sp. SB1 includes these protein-coding regions:
- a CDS encoding damage-control phosphatase ARMT1 family protein; the protein is MKMHDECLPCLVNQVIKVSKMCHVTQKEELYHKVFDYLSHLDFSLTNPEIIGMTFQLIKEHIKNDDPYYDLRHYYNQLFLGQLDDFRQLIHQTDDPFLQAVKYAIVGNIIDFNPMHTHDKEDVMKYFENIDQLTLAIHHVHELSQDIQEAKTMLYLGDNCGEICLDHLLIEMIHQMNPYLKIYFATRGAAVVNDSIEEDAYFVGMDAYAQIISNGDDSLGTILGRTSQEFNEIYSQADLVIAKGQANYESLSEEIFKNIYFLLMVKCDVIAQDIGVAIKSMVCLSQKKRNY
- a CDS encoding MurR/RpiR family transcriptional regulator, producing MNLILMMLLDYMNNPHISIVDYTIAKYIVHHYTLIFDISINELADLLEVSISQISRFVRHIGFSSFQEFKEATRYHGENQRHSMIQKGKKLDMDIYQKYIQEETQYFFTYFDKSSLNNLVKDFHKFDKIALFGILNSGNAARELQYNLAFSGQLCISITEFQAQLSFIKNADSQTLIVIYSLSGEYVLDNDYSRYYHTIQTLKSSQSKIYVITNQLKVKSLSYIDDIIYLPVKYHLYQYTLQYFNDCLLLEYQKSIVS
- a CDS encoding ATP phosphoribosyltransferase regulatory subunit, encoding MEEFKYLIPEESIDAIMSNVSSLREIEGHLREVFNKHDYLEVLMPSFEYVDLYNDMDIGIEEDKMFQFINYAGKRVALRADFTVPLARLYSSQNEAGEKRYAYFGKVYRKEKRHKGRSSEFFQAGIELLGKPGFEGDLECLSIIQQTLQYLKLKEIKIEMSSAKFYKRICELVDDHSFVDILKKRDISAMQALIKRKNIQSPLKELLIQLPGCFGDITVLKQMIDMIQDQQLKDALIELKDLYEKLDSQSQACFSFDLAMTPSMKYYTGIMIKGYSPYSAETIINGGRYDQLMNHFHKNVPAIGFSYDLSHILKALEKEEEANA
- the hisG gene encoding ATP phosphoribosyltransferase → MLKIAITKGRIEKQVCQLLQKNGFDMDPIIHKDRELLIETSDGLSMIFAKANDVLTFLEHGIVDVGFVGKDTLDDSDFHDYYDMLDLQIGKCYFAVAAYPEYKTKEFKRRKRIASKYTSVAKAYFSSKQEDVEIIKLEGSVELGPVVGLSDAIVDIVETGSTLKANGLEVIEKISDISTKMIVNKVSLKFKKDEIFKLMDGLKGEE